The stretch of DNA ATAAAAAAATACACGTGGACGACAGCGCCAGCGGAACTGAAGACGGAACCTCCAGTCATCCATATAAAACCATTACCAAGGCGCTGAAACACGCGGACAGCGGTGATGAAATTCATGTTGCTAAAGGCGAATACAAAGAAAATATTCATTTGCACGACGGCATAGAGCTTTATGGAGCGTCAAGAGACAGAGTAATCATTAAAGCCGATGATGATGACTACGAAGTCGTTGATCTGGACGATGACACTAAAATTGATAAAGTCACCATAAAGGGCGGAAGATTCGGTGTCCGGGTGGGAAAAGATGAAAAGGCGTCAATTACCAATTGTATTATTAAAGATAATAAAAAGGACGGGTTTTGGCTGGAAGAAAGCAACACCGATGACAAATATAAAGTTAGTATCTCTGACAGCATCATCAAGGATAACGGCCGGGCGGGAATTCATTCAGCTA from Candidatus Moraniibacteriota bacterium encodes:
- a CDS encoding right-handed parallel beta-helix repeat-containing protein, translated to MSKYKPSNKVVKLAEIAGGILLVGLFILPFLSMAGHKKIHVDDSASGTEDGTSSHPYKTITKALKHADSGDEIHVAKGEYKENIHLHDGIELYGASRDRVIIKADDDDYEVVDLDDDTKIDKVTIKGGRFGVRVGKDEKASITNCIIKDNKKDGFWLEESNTDDKYKVSISDSIIKDNGRAGIHSAKRRLILVDNEIIDNESDGADIEGGSRVWLENNKIKNNDGSGLKLTLDGSSIWTDDNSFSENKREGVEINSYGGAGRIDLHDSSIHGNDRWGIARVQRNHFNS